The stretch of DNA AGGAAGCTATCAGCGTTGATCTCACATTTGCGAAAAAAGAGACCGCTGCGCCGTTTCGGGCGGGCAGGAAGGGTCAGATCGAGGTGGACATGGATAAGTGCACCCTGTGCGGCGCATGCGCGGAGCTTTGCCCTGCGTTCGTTCTCGTTGAGAAAAAGGCAAAAGCGGACGATCTCATGCCTTTTGAGAACCTGCTGGTAGACCGGGAGAAGTGCGATTACTGCGGTATCTGCGTGCCTTTCTGCCCTGAGGATGCCATAAAGGTTAAGGGTGAGTTCTTCGGGGAGGAGCCGAAGCTCGCGGGCACGATCAAAGTGGATAATGATAAGTGTACCAGATGCGGCTGGTGCGAAGCCGTCTGCCCGTACGATGCTGCTGAGGTAAAAAAACCCTTCGAGGGCGAGATAGAACTCATTCCAGGCAAACTTGAAGGCTGCGATCCTGTGGGATGTCATGGCTGTTTCAATGTCTGTCCTTCAAAAGCATGGATCATCCCGAAGGATAAGAAAATAGATGTTGTCCGGGATTTCTGCACCTACTGCGGCGCATGCGAGAAGGCGTGCCATGTAAAGGCTATCGGGGTGAAAAGGACGGCAGCAAAACATACCGAAATAGCGGATACGCCTTGGGCGCCTGACTGGAAAAGCGCGATCTTAAGTCTCACCACGCAGCAGAGAGGACGGCCCGACATCTCTCATACCTTGAGCGTGGAGAAAGTCGAGCGGAAGAACGGCCCTCCGAACGTCAGGCCGGAAGTTAACCTTGATTACAGGAAGTCAGCCTCTGAAAGGATAGAGCGGATATCCTCGCTCCTGGGAAATAAACAGGTAAGGAGCGCATGGGAGAGAAAAGAGCCGGGGGCTGCGGTGAATGAGATAAAGAGAAAAATAAGGCACGAATGATAAGGCGCCTAAAGGAAGGAGTTATCGAAATAATATTGAAGCGAATGGAGGAAATAAAATAATCGATGAATATATCAAAATTGATGAATTTGTTGAAGCTGTTAAAATATTATTAAAAACTGTTTAAAATTAGAGCTGATTGAATGACGAAATCTAAAGAGAGATCATTAATTGTCTCCCAGGACAAGAGTTTATTTCTCATTAAAAGAAGGTTGCATAAATGAATGAGCAAATAATCGAAATAAAAGATAAAATCCTCAATGCACTCAGGCGGAATGATGTTAAACGTGCCTCCCTTTTTGGTTCTGTTGTAAGAGGAGAATTGACAGATGAGAGCGATATAGATCTTCTCGTTGAGTTTAGAGGCAGAAAAAGCCTACTTGATCTTGTAGGATTAAAATTAGAGCTCGAAGAGGTATTGAAAAGAAAGGTTGATGTCCTTACATACAATTCCCTGCATCCTCTTTTAAAGGATAGGATACTTCGCGAACAGGAAGTGATACTATGAAAAAAGATCCGGAGGTATTTCTTGAGCATATTTTAGAAAGTATAGAACTTATTGAAAAATATACAGCAAATAAAACTATCAGCGATTTCATCAAATCTGTTCAACTTCAGGATTCGATCATTCGTAGAATAGAAATAATTGGGGAAGCGGTCAAGAATTTACCTGATGAGGTTAAGAAC from Candidatus Methanoperedens sp. encodes:
- a CDS encoding 4Fe-4S binding protein; translated protein: MSEEKLEVAVESEVKDTHFLFTQRTGKSKKLLDYDYKRCNGCGICIDICPKKAIEPGPLIEIATGLDAPPVIIDHTKCSFCGMCAAFCPVKAVRMSVNDKDLLGLTEFPHLDSSVVFNDKCLPCLLCKKACPEEAISVDLTFAKKETAAPFRAGRKGQIEVDMDKCTLCGACAELCPAFVLVEKKAKADDLMPFENLLVDREKCDYCGICVPFCPEDAIKVKGEFFGEEPKLAGTIKVDNDKCTRCGWCEAVCPYDAAEVKKPFEGEIELIPGKLEGCDPVGCHGCFNVCPSKAWIIPKDKKIDVVRDFCTYCGACEKACHVKAIGVKRTAAKHTEIADTPWAPDWKSAILSLTTQQRGRPDISHTLSVEKVERKNGPPNVRPEVNLDYRKSASERIERISSLLGNKQVRSAWERKEPGAAVNEIKRKIRHE
- a CDS encoding nucleotidyltransferase family protein; translated protein: MNEQIIEIKDKILNALRRNDVKRASLFGSVVRGELTDESDIDLLVEFRGRKSLLDLVGLKLELEEVLKRKVDVLTYNSLHPLLKDRILREQEVIL
- a CDS encoding DUF86 domain-containing protein — its product is MKKDPEVFLEHILESIELIEKYTANKTISDFIKSVQLQDSIIRRIEIIGEAVKNLPDEVKNNYPDVPWKKIAGMRDVLIHEYFGIDLELTWQVVQKDIPDLKREIMKIKHDLKTRSSKSRK